The sequence taggtatattacaataatcacatttgatacacacacattggagatagagcggaagacttttataaagtacactttacattccagaactcaagttttacaaggtagaaagagatgtatttattacaagtcctgatagtacccaaagtgcataacttattacaataattggaagggtgaagccttttaagagatacacataaacaTTCTAAGCTTCAAGGCCTCCACATGAAGTAACTAACCAAAAGATAAGGGAATAAAACTTCTCCTGCAAAAACAACAggggataaaaccctgagtacgcaattactcagcaagacttacccgactaaagaaaagactctcaagggtatgctagttgattgggaatcaaggtaaggtttatcaatgatcaaagactccttttgcagaaaagcttgctaccagttgatccttaagccaagttttatttcaCTAGTTAGGTTATTACCTGAATCTATATTTGCCTgatctagttcaagcacttggcctatactagctccATTTTATTCATTCTCATATTTCACTTGCTAACTACGATGATGGTCACCGGGATGAGTCTCCATAaccgaggagcaacgacgattcgaaccgattatacccagctggggatctctaaccacacgacatatgtagcacttgacccttgcatatgtcaaccgttcccacggagtcctccactacatgaacaggtccgcgccacccgagagcacattaCCCTACCAAGCGTGCTACTATGccaggagggtacatgctactcccgccatctctccactcccagtgcgcgattgtctcttcacgtatggaatagccgggttcaagcttaccctgtcccataccaGGGTATGTGGCTAGTTGCAAAGTCTCAACCACAACAGGCCAGTcaacggtacggtccttaatcgacacaaacGGGCGACTCTGTCTGCTCAGCGCCTGGTCTAGATTTATTAACCATTTCCCCATTTTTGGTACCCGGCAGGGGTACTCTTTTCCAATGATGAGCCCACTCCGGCCGAAGTGGAGTCATCACCTTAGTTTGCTTTGATTTTTGAATCAAAAAGCCGATAACCAATGTTCCACAATCATTCTTTTTGAAAACAAATGATTTTTCAGTTTCTAAGCAGGGTTAAGCATTATCAGTTCTTTTTATAAATCAGGGATTAAGGAGTttccaaggaatggtaatgcatcaatttttcatcacacaactcctatcacctaatgcatcagatAAGGtgaaaaagcatttaaaacacaaggaaggggcaaatgcaccggggcttgcctttgttgcagAGAAGAGGTTCTAGATACTTCTAACACGATGATCAGTTAGATGGCTCCATCCACTTGATGAACAGGCACTGGAGTAGACTCCTCTTCAGCAACCACTTTATCTTAAATCTTCACTCTTTATTTTGGGAGCTCTACATGAAATGACATGATCATGAATGCTTATGCTTATGTAGTTAGCAAATAAGGTATTATAAAGCATTACATGATTACACCTACAAGCTATCATCATAAGTAATAGTTACCAGGGATATACTTATCCTTAGAACTCATCTAACCATCCAAAACTTGCTAAACAACTTCATTCCTTACTAAGACACTAGGTGTCCTAAATACCCTGGGGTAAAACTCTTTTCCTTTATTGAGCAATAATTAATTTGCTAAGCAAATCTTGTCCAAACAGTTctaaactttacccaagggttcACATGCTCAAGATAAGCTTACACAATTTTTAGTGCTCTATTTTTATTACTAAAACTCATATAATCCTATTAAAACCAAATTTTAATTATACAAAAATAAGGACCTGCCTAAAAACCCCTAAAACTATTTTTTAAACCTAGAGAACCCATTTTTGCGAGTCCAACAATATTTATCCCACAAATGTTACTTCTTTTTGTAGTTCTAGGCAAAATTCACAAGCTCTATGGTAAATAATAAAAACAAACCATATACAGAGCTAGGGCTGAAATCGGCCCAGTTGGTCCAGCACGAGAGAAAACTGGTGCCAGCCGGCCCAAAGCTCTAGACTCGCGCACCCGCACTCTCTTCGCGCGCGCCGGCAGCGGCGTCGCGACGCTTCCGATACGCTAGAGCAGTAAAGATGAAACAGCCAGGCCGATGAGTATCACCACTCTATAAGGAGATCAAAATATATAAACGACAACATGGAATACGGCTGTGCTTGCCTGGCCACGGTGAGGCGGAGCTACGGCCGGCGTGGTCACCTGCTCAGAGAGAACGGCAACAGCCCCGGCCTCAGGCGAGTTGAACGAGGTAACGCAGTTCCACGCAGACGCGAGAGCATGGACACGGAGAACTCTCGTCGAACTCTACAAGCAACAGCAAGGCGCCAGAGCACTCCACCGAGCAGGGAAGCAAGGCAGTATCAAGGAAACAAAGAAACATGAGCACGTCGAGCATGTTCACACGTGATTGTTATTCGTGTTTCGGTCGACAGCTGCATGGGTTGGACACGCGGCCTCCACGCCAAGGCTCCACGCACAACCAACCGATCCGGCGAGTTCGATCTCGAGGTATCCATGCAGTAGTGTTCAATCAAACAACAAGGGGAGTATCAGCAACCTACCACGACAACGGCGGTCAGCATGGAGAGCAGTGCCCAGGGGTTCGCTATCCTATCTCCCGCCGGCGCCTCCGCCCTCATGCCCAGGGGTCGACGCCGACTTACTCTCGCCCCAATTTCGTCGCCTCTGCCGGAGGGCGGTCAGACTGAAGATGGGCGCGCCCAGGGCGGACAGACTGAAGATGGCCGCGATGCTGCTGCTACCGAGGAAGCGAGTTCGGAGGATGAAGTTCTTCGGTCGGTGATGTACGCTGGGTTCTCGTCGGAGGAAGCAAGTGTTTTTTTGCATGAGAAGAAGAATTCGCAGGTGTCTCAGGTACGTTTTGATGCTCAATTTAGAGAAGATTTCTGGATTGATTTGGGCTTTCCTAAGGGCAGCCGCTGGTGGGAGAACTCGGATTCTCCCATTCATGGTGCGCCTGTGAATCCTAATGCTGTTGTTCGATCCGATGCTAGTCTGGGCGTTCATGAATCTTCAGAGAGCCTACAGGCTAGCCTGAATGCTTTGGATCTGGAATCTAGGATCGGAACACATACGGATCAAAATAAAAGATCATTCGTAAACAGTTCATCGATCCAGGATTCAGGTGCACACCTAAAACCTTCTCGTCGTGGTGTCCATATCCGGCCTTGGCGCGGTCCTCTCCCGCGGCCTAGAAGGAAGGAAGCTATTTCTCTTGCTGCGTTCTGGCCTTCTTCGGCACAGGCCTTCCATGGGTCCTGTTCGCCGGTTTCAACTTCCAAGGTGGGATGGACGATGCCACAGCCCCCAAAGCTAGATGTGCGCAGCGAGTTTCCACCGCTGATTGCTGCTGTTTCGGTAGATTCCCGATCGGGTCCAGCAGTGATCCCGGCGGAGATTGAGGCAGTCGGGATTTTGAATTCTGTAAGTTTGGAAACAAATCGTGCGGCTTTGGTGAATCGGGCCAAGGGATATGGTTTGACAAGAAAACTTTTACGAAGACCTATTCCTAGGACTTGCCGTCACTTCTCCTCTCGGCTCGGCCTCATTCCCATGAGCGACAACAACCGACCTTCATACGCAGCGATGGCGGCCCGTCAGCCGACGCGTGAAGGTCAGCGCCCACCGATGCCGCAAGCACGTGGTGGTGGGCTTGCTGCTCCGCGTGGGGGTAGAGGATCTCTCCCAAGGTCCAGCCGTGGACGGGCCATCTTGGGGGGTCGTGATCGCGGTCATGCCCGTGGGAGTGGCCGCGGGTGGTTCAATCCTGGACGTGGGCGTGGCTTTGGGCAGGTTCAGGCTGCTGCTCCTCAACAACGCTATGTCCCGGTTGACCTTCAGGAAGCTAGCCAAGGAACTCAGGCAGAGGCGCCGGAACCAATCAAGGCCAAAAAGCCTCGTACACCATTCTGTTTTCGCTGTAAGTGTCTTGGGCACCTGCAAGAGAATTGCTCAGCTATTCTTGACTGCTGCATCTGCAACAAAAAAAATAATCATGTGCCGGCAAAGTGTCCTATTCTCAAGATGCCAAGGCCTACTGCATCTATGTTGGGGTGTGCAAAAAATGAATTGACCTTTTTTCGGATCCCGGAGTTTGACTTGATGGTCGAGGCTCCTGCACCGGCACCAACTGCTTTGATATCAGTATCAGGTGGTAAATTAGATGCGTTGGCCATTCAATTGGAGCTTGCCAAATTGTCTAGAGTGGAGTGGAACTGGGAAGCTCTACCCCATGGGGATGATTCTTTTCTGGTAGTATTTCCCTCAGAGGATGAACTGCTCCGGATGGCTGATATTGAGTATA is a genomic window of Zea mays cultivar B73 chromosome 5, Zm-B73-REFERENCE-NAM-5.0, whole genome shotgun sequence containing:
- the LOC103627559 gene encoding uncharacterized protein, producing MESSAQGFAILSPAGASALMPRGRRRLTLAPISSPLPEGGQTEDGRAQGGQTEDGRDAAATEEASSEDEVLRSVMYAGFSSEEASVFLHEKKNSQVSQVRFDAQFREDFWIDLGFPKGSRWWENSDSPIHGAPVNPNAVVRSDASLGVHESSESLQASLNALDLESRIGTHTDQNKRSFVNSSSIQDSGAHLKPSRRGVHIRPWRGPLPRPRRKEAISLAAFWPSSAQAFHGSCSPVSTSKVGWTMPQPPKLDVRSEFPPLIAAVSVDSRSGPAVIPAEIEAVGILNSVSLETNRAALVNRAKGYGLTRKLLRRPIPRTCRHFSSRLGLIPMSDNNRPSYAAMAARQPTREGQRPPMPQARGGGLAAPRGGRGSLPRSSRGRAILGGRDRGHARGSGRGWFNPGRGRGFGQVQAAAPQQRYVPVDLQEASQGTQAEAPEPIKAKKPRTPFCFRCKCLGHLQENCSAILDCCICNKKNNHVPAKCPILKMPRPTASMLGCAKNELTFFRIPEFDLMVEAPAPAPTALISVSGGKLDALAIQLELAKLSRVEWNWEALPHGDDSFLVVFPSEDELLRMADIEYKLKSGIAISISQWERTGDASPAYYLDEIWVHVTGVPHDWRHFLAFWAVGSMIGTTIEVDMLTYRKKGIIRLLVGILDREQLPLTTDIVFHKVGYDITFTPELPDFEPAMPSLVLDASEKEDGDNKEDGAPRVSEFDPSRKKQKNVLGSFGPNSSSDRQDSAPMHVDCSEVHRPMYTTGSGVCVVAPTEKSVIKSSLPPGFKTGKPNGSISLMKPLSPSKERTTDHAKQVSVHVVPGSALVAGTGAAIPAGDLASDNWAPVVPQAGPSLTSMVNGTTMPLQFGSLNMANQTLAACSRPAVERNLVATQQMKTTQGVVQDQSLRGESEPENYAPAPVISYDIDMTEKAMRRAAARNLDADLGSKTVASSQEMLHSPLTPVQQETGHLFHCTLASNMGYFTEGGVATYGCGGYAVLGAGGHGLFFPGSWVAV